A stretch of Eleutherodactylus coqui strain aEleCoq1 chromosome 2, aEleCoq1.hap1, whole genome shotgun sequence DNA encodes these proteins:
- the VEZT gene encoding vezatin isoform X3, with amino-acid sequence MSGDLRRGREPTREWTSRTGSQNSKGIYKRALEIWRRWNPFIQEKKKDEKVHLLDIGFRLDSLRAILLQEVLIQEDVELIELLDPGILSAGQTQNQQKRHLPSLASLATPNIWEMSVVFAFLSAMATLKSWHLPSLFIWGPSLLFFAIFAVQRVLRTWGAARLQVKLKKYCDQMEMTVTNSRAFTNLVRKSLRLIQETEVISRGFTLLLDRVSAACPYDKVGQHASQHLLGLRKAVYRTVRTNFRVSRLATLYMLKSYPLNSEIDNVTNYICVVPLKDLGLGLSEEQVSEEEAHNLTDGFSLPALKVLFQLWIGQSSEFFRRLALLLSPENACSGPLTGPEMLPHYIWCDVAQDLPHTQAACLAELKRSYEFYRYFETQHQSGSDRTIRKKRETGELNHLHGAVRSLQLHLKALLNEVIILEDELEKLTALKESQGIIPEASLILEEKIKMIQPHVLASNTCWEEALCQVERMVRKPPTKKDTASITCENSHCPLMPMVPPALQIEDKDPVPEEQEFEAYVEDIAPDDEFSRDDVYLFSPEERERQKREREESKRVLQELKAVLGLKASEAERQKWKQLLFSEHAIIKPLSHAEVALSTICPSVSDPDSQNKSRMQRFDEDVSREVNGTEPFHDEATVHETLPLSANDQDQAEAERFQLLEGQAGVNEKAEAPCPAPRTVLPAAIKERLARIHQASDLHFASGLAAQAAARSLTFTFLQEQTFGDEWGNDEDEPQSGDAYVEDEGNEDRCSENEERQN; translated from the exons GATATTGGGTTCCGACTTGATAGCCTGCGTGCAATCCTGCTGCAGGAAGTCCTGATACAGGAGGATGTGGAGCTGATTGAGTTGCTTGACCCGGGAATCCTGTCTGCTGGTCAGACCCAGAATCAACAGAAACGACATCTTCCATCCCTAGCCTCCCTAGCAACACCTAATATTTG GGAGATGTCTGTAGTGTTCGCTTTTCTCAGTGCTATGGCTACCCTGAAATCTTGGCACTTGCCATCCTTATTCATCTGGGGCCCCAGCCTTCTTTTCTTTGCCATTTTTGCCGTCCAGCGTGTGCTGAGAACATGGGGCGCTGCCAGGCTGCAGGTCAAACTGAAGAAATACTGTGACCAAATGGAAATGACTGTAACAAATAGCCGAGCCTTTACAAACCTTGTGAGAAAATCTCTGCGTCTGATTCAGGAGACAGAAGTTATCTCTCGAGGATTTACCCT TTTGCTTGACAGGGTCAGTGCTGCTTGCCCATATGATAAGGTTGGACAACATGCTAGCCAGCACCTCCTCGGTTTACGCAAAGCTGTCTACAGGACCGTGAGGACTAACTTCAGAGTGTCGAGGCTTGCTACGTTGTATATGCTGAAAAG TTATCCCTTAAACTCCGAGATAGACAACGTGACTAACTACATCTGCGTTGTTCCCTTGAAAGATCTTGGTCTGGGATTAAGTGAAGAACAGGTCTCTGAGGAGGAAGCCCATAATCTAACAGATGGCTTCAGCCTGCCTGCTTTGAAG GTTCTTTTCCAACTTTGGATAGGGCAGAGTTCGGAGTTCTTTCGACGCCTAGCCCTACTGCTTTCTCCTGAGAATGCATGCAGCGGTCCGCTGACTGGCCCAGAGATGCTTCCACACTACATCTGGTGTGATGTGGCACAGGATCTACCTCATACTCAAGCTGCCTGTTTGGCGGAACTGAAGCGCAGCTATGAATTTTACCGCTACTTTGAAACGCAACATCAGTCTGGCTCTGACCGCACAATAAGGAAGAAAAGAGAGACCGGAGAGCTGAATCACCTTCATGGAGCAGTCCGCAGTCTGCAACTACACCTGAAGGCGTTACTCAATGA GGTCATTATACTTGAGGATGAGCTAGAAAAACTTACTGCTCTTAAGGAATCTCAGGGCATAATACCTGAAGCTTCCCTTATTCTGGAAGAAAAGATTAAGATGATACAACCACATGTGCTGGCCAGTAACACATGCTGGGAAGAGGCCTTGTGCCAGGTGGAAAGAATGGTTCGAAAACCTCCAACAAAGAAAG ATACAGCTAGCATCACATGTGAAAATTCCCATTGCCCTCTAATGCCCATGGTGCCTCCTGCACTACAAATTGAAGATAAAGATCCCGTCCCAGAGGAGCAG GAATTTGAGGCCTATGTTGAAGACATAGCTCCAGATGACGAATTTAGCAGAGATGATGTATATTTATTTTctccagaggagagagagagacagaagcgCGAACGGGAGGAATCTAAGAGAGTATTGCAGGAGCTAAAGGCTGTCCTAGGCTTAAAGGCATCTGAGGCCGAAAGACAAAAATGGAAGCAGCTGCTGTTTAGTGAACATG ccATAATTAAACCTTTATCACACGCTGAGGTAGCATTATCCACTATCTGTCCTTCAGTCTCCGATCCAGACTCCCAAAACAAAAGCAGAATGCAAAGGTTTGATGAAGACGTCTCCAGGGAGGTAAATGGAACGGAACCCTTTCATGATGAAGCCACAGTTCATGAGACCTTACCGCTATCCGCTAATGATCAGGATCAAGCAGAGGCAGAAAGATTTCAGCTGTTGGAAGGGCAAGCTGGTGTTAATGAGAAAGCTGAAGCTCCTTGCCCCGCACCCAGGACTGTCTTACCTGCCGCCATCAAAGAGAGGCTTGCTCGAATTCATCAGGCATCAGATTTACACTTTGCCTCGGGATTAGCAGCACAAGCAGCTGCCCGATCGCTTACATTTACTTTCCTGCAAGAACAGACTTTTGGCGACGAATGGGGCAATGACGAAGATGAGCCGCAGAGCGGGGATGCTTATGTTGAAGATGAAGGGAATGAAGACAGATGTTCAGAAAATGAAGAAAGGCAAAACTGA